The following coding sequences are from one Pyxidicoccus xibeiensis window:
- a CDS encoding response regulator transcription factor, which translates to MAARRVLVVEDDPAIRRGIVDALRFEGYEVLEAGAREEGQRLAERTPCDLVLLDLVLPDGDGLELLRAVRKSRPTLPVIILTARGQEEDRVNGLKLGADDYVVKPFSVRELLARAGAVLRRSAERPTGTGRIDFPGGHFEVERRELSFDDGSRVDLAEREADALRYLGDNAGRAISREELLERVWHLPARSVQTRTVDMTMARLREKLRDDSEEPRVILTVRGKGYMFATKGTAS; encoded by the coding sequence ATGGCCGCGCGCCGAGTGCTCGTCGTGGAGGATGACCCCGCCATCCGGCGCGGAATCGTGGATGCCCTGCGCTTCGAGGGCTATGAGGTCCTCGAGGCCGGGGCCCGTGAGGAGGGGCAGCGGCTGGCCGAGCGCACCCCTTGCGACCTGGTGCTGCTCGACCTGGTCCTCCCCGACGGGGACGGGTTGGAGCTGCTCCGGGCGGTGCGCAAGAGCCGCCCCACGCTCCCCGTCATCATCCTCACCGCCCGGGGGCAGGAGGAGGACCGGGTCAACGGCCTGAAGCTCGGCGCGGATGACTACGTGGTGAAGCCCTTCTCGGTGCGCGAGCTGCTGGCCCGCGCGGGCGCGGTGCTCCGCCGCTCGGCCGAGCGGCCCACGGGCACCGGCCGCATCGACTTCCCGGGCGGCCACTTCGAGGTGGAGCGGCGCGAGCTGAGCTTCGACGACGGCTCGCGGGTGGACCTGGCCGAGCGCGAGGCGGATGCGCTGCGCTACCTGGGGGACAACGCCGGGCGCGCCATCTCCCGCGAGGAGCTGCTGGAGCGCGTGTGGCACCTGCCCGCCCGGAGCGTGCAGACCCGCACGGTGGACATGACCATGGCGCGGCTGCGGGAGAAGCTCCGGGACGACTCCGAGGAGCCCCGCGTCATCCTCACCGTCCGGGGCAAGGGCTACATGTTCGCGACGAAGGGCACCGCGTCGTGA
- a CDS encoding sensor histidine kinase, translating into MIRSWRIWIAVSACLCLALAGVVALSVFALRLDRADQRVRESAAREENARLALWRLDSDLLPLVARESAVAPEAYRPVSAARGVLDSRLRPMLEGEALLASPLLSPLPEHVLLHFQVAPDGSVSSPQVVEPGLRESVGATLPVTELAALEARLETLRGLLSGTNLRQTLSEPPPQLRRPEAPLARIESTLAEVSQMAKNASEFSARTRSANQAVRGMSGSTSNAYDDTFNRSPSKSQQDAGDVMQAVWVGDTLLLGRRVWLDGHEYIQGCWLDWPGLRTWLLGQIRDLLPSAVLEPVASGVVPEGDGRMLAALPVRLVPGQAPEGGYGTVSVSSLPVVLTVAWSGVLLACVAVFALLVGVVALSERRGAFVSAVTHELRTPLTTFRMYTEMLAAGMVPDEARRQEYFDILHREAERLSHLVENVLAYARIEKGRAPARLEPVDVRAMVARMEERLAQRAAQADMELCVDVPQGVAVLTDPSAVEQVLFNLVDNASKYAAPAEDRRIHVEVERSRGRVGLVVRDHGPGVDAVTARRLFEPFSKSVQTAAKTAPGVGLGLALCRRLARSMKADLRYERVTEGGARFVLWLPHCAAKP; encoded by the coding sequence GTGATTCGCTCCTGGCGCATCTGGATTGCGGTGAGTGCGTGCCTGTGCCTGGCGCTGGCGGGCGTGGTGGCGCTGTCCGTCTTCGCCCTGCGGTTGGACCGCGCGGACCAACGGGTCCGGGAGAGCGCGGCGCGGGAGGAGAACGCGCGGCTGGCGCTGTGGCGGCTGGACTCGGACCTGCTGCCGCTGGTGGCCCGGGAGAGCGCGGTGGCCCCGGAGGCGTACCGCCCCGTGTCCGCGGCGCGCGGGGTGCTCGACTCGCGGCTGCGTCCCATGCTGGAAGGGGAGGCGCTGCTGGCCTCGCCGCTGCTGTCCCCGCTGCCGGAGCATGTGCTGCTCCACTTCCAGGTCGCCCCGGACGGGAGCGTGTCCTCGCCCCAGGTGGTGGAGCCCGGCCTGCGCGAGTCGGTGGGCGCCACGCTGCCCGTGACCGAGCTGGCCGCGCTGGAGGCCCGGCTGGAGACGCTGCGAGGCCTGCTGAGCGGGACGAACCTCCGCCAGACGCTGAGCGAGCCGCCCCCGCAGCTTCGCCGCCCCGAGGCGCCGCTCGCGCGCATCGAGAGCACGCTCGCCGAGGTCTCCCAGATGGCGAAGAACGCGAGCGAGTTCAGCGCCCGCACCCGGAGCGCGAACCAGGCCGTCCGGGGGATGAGCGGGTCCACCTCGAACGCCTACGATGACACCTTCAATCGGTCCCCCTCGAAGTCCCAGCAGGACGCCGGGGACGTGATGCAGGCCGTCTGGGTGGGGGACACGCTGCTGCTGGGGCGGCGCGTCTGGCTGGACGGGCACGAGTACATCCAGGGCTGCTGGCTGGACTGGCCCGGGCTGCGTACGTGGCTGCTCGGGCAGATTCGCGACCTGCTGCCCTCCGCGGTGCTGGAGCCCGTCGCGAGCGGGGTGGTGCCGGAGGGCGATGGCCGGATGCTGGCGGCGCTGCCGGTGCGGCTGGTGCCGGGGCAGGCGCCGGAGGGCGGGTATGGGACGGTGTCCGTGTCCTCGCTGCCGGTGGTGCTGACGGTGGCGTGGAGCGGCGTGCTGCTGGCGTGCGTGGCGGTGTTCGCGCTGCTGGTGGGCGTGGTGGCGCTGAGCGAGCGGCGGGGCGCGTTCGTCTCCGCGGTGACGCACGAGCTGCGCACACCGCTGACGACGTTCCGGATGTACACGGAGATGCTGGCGGCGGGCATGGTGCCGGACGAGGCGCGGCGCCAGGAGTACTTCGACATCCTCCACCGCGAGGCGGAGCGGCTGAGCCACCTGGTGGAGAACGTGCTGGCGTACGCCCGAATCGAGAAGGGGCGGGCGCCGGCCCGGCTGGAGCCGGTGGACGTGCGCGCCATGGTGGCCCGGATGGAGGAGCGGCTGGCGCAGCGGGCGGCCCAGGCGGACATGGAGCTGTGCGTGGACGTGCCCCAGGGCGTGGCCGTGCTGACGGACCCTTCCGCCGTGGAGCAGGTGCTCTTCAACCTGGTGGACAACGCGTCCAAGTACGCCGCCCCGGCGGAGGACCGGCGCATCCACGTGGAGGTGGAGCGGAGCCGGGGCCGGGTGGGCCTGGTGGTGAGGGACCACGGGCCCGGCGTGGATGCCGTGACGGCGCGGCGCCTCTTCGAGCCCTTCTCCAAGTCCGTGCAGACGGCCGCGAAGACGGCGCCAGGGGTGGGGCTGGGGCTGGCGCTCTGCCGGCGGCTGGCGAGGAGCATGAAGGCCGACCTCCGCTACGAGCGCGTGACGGAGGGCGGCGCGCGCTTCGTGCTGTGGCTGCCTCACTGCGCGGCGAAGCCGTAG
- a CDS encoding TolC family protein has translation MLLTLFFLVALPDPFTAGTDAGVPAVLAATGVGIDEALLAPPGPALALGSWDDALARLRARSVDLQLALAQLELAGAESRLALSPLLPGVTGSLSVQERLAGGGSVSVEGGGGNIPVGEGGEDEPRPTSPLVALRATASQSLVDVPAWLQLSAARARERAARASTQDAWRLLVRELARSLVAVVTAERVVELDRMGLAQARERHQLTLEAEALGTGRKLDALRTARDLEVARAALLESVESLRRTREALGSALGVEGEAGVVPGFQLDGLGRSVAEVCRPLEGAARADLVAAREELRAAGREVDAARAEYAPTLGLQSSLTATSVTPGTARVNQWNIAAVLGFSLWDGGARGAAVRTERANRAIADQQLESVRRALSVEVAQARRGVALAEAQQLTARRAREAAALTDQLTGEAFREGVGTSLELVQSAEELREAERTLALRELELVQARVDSLMAEAECAW, from the coding sequence ATGCTCCTGACCCTCTTCTTCCTCGTCGCGCTCCCCGACCCGTTCACCGCTGGCACCGACGCGGGCGTGCCGGCCGTGCTGGCGGCAACAGGCGTGGGAATCGACGAGGCGCTCCTGGCCCCACCTGGACCGGCGCTGGCGCTGGGGAGCTGGGACGATGCGCTGGCCCGGCTCCGGGCGCGCTCGGTGGACCTCCAGCTCGCGCTCGCCCAGCTGGAGCTGGCCGGGGCCGAGTCGCGCCTGGCCCTCTCTCCGCTGTTGCCGGGCGTGACGGGCTCGCTCTCCGTCCAGGAGCGGCTGGCGGGTGGAGGCTCGGTCAGCGTCGAGGGCGGAGGTGGCAACATTCCCGTGGGAGAAGGGGGCGAGGACGAGCCCCGGCCCACGTCGCCCCTGGTGGCGCTGCGCGCGACGGCGAGCCAGTCCCTGGTCGACGTACCGGCGTGGCTGCAGCTCTCCGCGGCGCGGGCGAGGGAGCGCGCCGCGCGGGCCAGCACCCAGGACGCGTGGCGCTTGCTGGTTCGCGAGCTGGCGCGCAGCCTGGTGGCGGTGGTGACAGCGGAGCGGGTGGTGGAGCTGGACCGGATGGGGCTTGCCCAGGCCCGGGAGCGACACCAGCTCACGCTGGAGGCGGAGGCGCTGGGCACCGGGCGCAAGCTGGACGCGCTGCGCACCGCGAGGGATTTGGAGGTGGCGCGTGCCGCGCTGCTGGAGAGCGTGGAGTCCTTGCGGCGCACCCGCGAGGCGCTGGGCAGCGCGCTCGGGGTGGAGGGCGAGGCGGGCGTCGTGCCGGGGTTCCAGCTGGACGGCCTGGGACGGAGCGTGGCCGAGGTGTGCCGCCCGCTGGAGGGCGCGGCGCGAGCGGACCTGGTGGCGGCGCGGGAGGAACTGCGAGCGGCCGGGCGCGAGGTGGACGCGGCGAGGGCCGAGTATGCGCCGACGCTGGGGCTGCAGAGCTCGCTGACGGCGACGTCCGTCACACCGGGGACGGCCCGGGTGAACCAGTGGAACATCGCCGCCGTGCTGGGGTTCAGCCTCTGGGATGGCGGCGCGCGCGGCGCGGCGGTGCGCACGGAGCGGGCCAACCGGGCCATCGCGGACCAGCAGCTCGAGTCGGTGCGCAGGGCGCTGTCCGTCGAGGTGGCGCAGGCACGGCGGGGCGTGGCGCTGGCGGAGGCCCAGCAGCTGACGGCGCGGCGAGCACGCGAGGCGGCGGCCCTGACGGACCAGCTCACGGGCGAGGCGTTTCGTGAGGGCGTGGGGACCAGCCTGGAGCTGGTGCAGAGCGCGGAGGAGCTGCGCGAGGCGGAGCGGACGCTCGCCCTGCGCGAGCTGGAGCTGGTGCAGGCACGTGTGGATTCCTTGATGGCGGAGGCGGAATGCGCGTGGTGA
- a CDS encoding efflux RND transporter periplasmic adaptor subunit codes for MRVVTQRRSCTGPWLALLVVLGACSRGGEGGRGDGGAGDGGDRAPAVDVKEVRRGRLNAPLTLVGTTQPRELVSVRARVEGHLESLTVDVGDVVRSGQELGRLDTSLLDSEVREAESGVAGARAEAASAEASVVQARSALEQARLALQQAEVEQERYARLAERGIASRQEAEQREITARTARQAVEAATQQVRAQESLAAAAGSRVQAQGALVSGAQQRRDFASLRSPLDGLVVARLHSAGDLVQPGGEVLRVGDFSSVEVAISVSELELSRVEPGKQVPVRLDAFPDKVFTGRIARVSPQADPVSRLVPVEVALENPDGRIGSGLLARVQLDDGGEERLLVLESALLVDKPRGPAGTRAPPGGADGGAGVEAGGQGRVFVVEAGDGGTPRVVAREVRVGARADGQVEVLSGLKEGDRVVVRGEKPLQSGMAVRPSALSDPAGPGPGGSRQDGGAAGDGGRGGGT; via the coding sequence ATGCGCGTGGTGACGCAGCGGCGCTCATGCACGGGCCCCTGGCTCGCCCTGCTCGTGGTGCTGGGGGCGTGCTCCCGGGGCGGAGAGGGCGGACGCGGAGACGGCGGAGCGGGTGACGGCGGCGACCGCGCGCCGGCCGTGGACGTGAAGGAGGTGCGTCGAGGACGCCTGAATGCCCCGCTCACCCTGGTGGGAACCACCCAACCTCGCGAGCTGGTGTCGGTGCGGGCGCGAGTGGAGGGGCACCTGGAGTCTCTGACGGTGGACGTGGGCGACGTCGTGCGCTCGGGCCAGGAGCTGGGGCGGCTGGACACGTCGCTCCTCGACTCGGAGGTCCGCGAGGCGGAGTCCGGGGTGGCGGGGGCCCGCGCGGAAGCGGCGAGCGCGGAGGCGTCCGTCGTCCAGGCGCGCAGCGCGCTGGAGCAGGCCCGGCTCGCGCTGCAGCAGGCGGAGGTGGAGCAGGAGCGTTACGCACGGCTCGCGGAGCGGGGCATCGCCAGCCGGCAGGAGGCGGAGCAGCGTGAAATCACCGCCCGCACCGCGAGGCAGGCGGTGGAGGCGGCCACGCAGCAGGTGCGTGCCCAGGAGAGCCTCGCGGCGGCCGCGGGCTCGCGCGTGCAGGCCCAGGGCGCGCTGGTGTCGGGGGCGCAGCAGCGGCGCGACTTCGCGTCCCTGCGCTCCCCGCTGGACGGCCTGGTGGTGGCGCGCCTCCATTCCGCGGGTGACCTGGTGCAGCCCGGCGGCGAGGTGCTGCGCGTGGGGGACTTCTCCAGCGTGGAGGTGGCCATCTCCGTGTCCGAGCTGGAGCTGTCGCGAGTCGAGCCCGGGAAGCAGGTGCCGGTGCGGCTCGACGCGTTTCCGGACAAGGTCTTCACGGGCCGGATTGCGCGCGTGTCTCCGCAGGCGGACCCGGTGAGCCGGCTGGTGCCTGTGGAGGTGGCGCTGGAGAACCCCGACGGGCGCATCGGCAGCGGGCTGCTCGCCCGGGTGCAGCTGGATGACGGCGGCGAGGAGCGGCTGCTCGTCCTGGAGTCGGCGCTCCTGGTGGACAAGCCGCGGGGGCCTGCGGGAACCCGTGCGCCGCCGGGAGGCGCGGATGGTGGCGCGGGAGTGGAGGCGGGGGGCCAGGGACGCGTGTTCGTGGTCGAGGCGGGCGATGGCGGCACGCCCCGCGTGGTGGCGCGAGAGGTCCGCGTGGGCGCGCGTGCGGACGGACAGGTGGAGGTCCTCTCCGGACTGAAGGAGGGAGACCGCGTGGTGGTGCGCGGCGAGAAGCCGCTCCAGTCGGGCATGGCGGTGCGTCCCAGTGCCTTGTCCGACCCCGCGGGTCCGGGCCCGGGAGGAAGCAGGCAGGACGGCGGCGCGGCCGGTGACGGTGGGCGGGGAGGCGGGACGTGA
- a CDS encoding efflux RND transporter permease subunit has product MSDGAPGGGGRRGGLSALAVRRPIGTMMLALTAVVLGFFFLLRMPVDLLPSITYPRIGVRLDAPGISPEVAVEEITRPLEEALAATEGVVQVYSQTREGRVSVDLYFQPGGDVDQALNDATAAVNRARGNLPDTIEQPRLFKVDPSQQPVVEFALTSPGLSGKALRVFADEELARELAVVPGVASVDVSGGAVEEVQVNLDLQRLQASGLGLLEVLQALEAENQDVSGGRLEGQRTESLVRTVGRFRKASELAKVSFLVPAPQAAAGTPVLATAPPQQRRVMLGELATIVDGTEDERVFVTLNGQPAVKVSVQKQPDANTVDVVDAVKAKVEELRGSGRLPEGAVLTATLDESVFIKRSIRDVAFSGLAGAALAAAVVLLFLGSLRQTFLVVLAIPLGTLLSVCLLALSGASLNIFSLGGLAVGIGAVDSCIVVLENIVRGVDERRRRRTGEGAGAPLVAPASTTESAPEPDAATGTSEAPSDSEPLALSELVPLAESRSTELESALVASTTTNLVAVVPFLLIGGFVALLFNELILTVLFTVGASLLTALTVVPSLAARLLAVRRTSGLSRLKVMRAFAVRVERLTDRYASLLWRTLQHRRWVLAGVFGGLGLAALLMLPFLSTEILPRVGTGQARLIAQFPPGQPVSESQRLMKQVDALLMSQPDVSYVFSTVGGFLFGNATSENPLRASSTITLKQGTDTQAFVARMNKELAKLNLVDIRLRLSPEQIRGLITSNSPVRAEVDVVLTGDDTEALQRAGRQVLEALDASAKLARFRPDADPTQSEIQVRRDAERAGLLGLSSGDIGQAVATALEGSIATQLQRGERLVDVRVRLAPESLRTQAQLEQLPLVFSGRAPVRLSEVATVTEGTTPGEVQRINQREVFILAGDLAEGESLGDALAETERIVAGVKLPQGVSLLPSNAAQSNRELQSSLAILGALAVFLVLTVMAVQYDSLIDPFVILFTIPLALVGGLAGLVLTGVALGATALIGAVLLVGIIVGNGIILVELANQLREESPDMSRLTAMRLAAPMRLRPILITTLLATLGLVPLAIGFGEGTELLRPLALVTLFGLGVGTLLTLFVVPCLYVSLHALMTWRPGARKAAG; this is encoded by the coding sequence GTGAGCGACGGAGCACCGGGGGGCGGTGGCCGTCGCGGTGGGTTGAGTGCGCTCGCGGTGCGTCGGCCGATTGGCACGATGATGCTCGCGCTCACCGCGGTGGTGCTCGGGTTCTTCTTCCTGCTCCGCATGCCGGTGGACCTGCTGCCGTCCATCACCTACCCGCGCATCGGCGTGCGCCTGGATGCGCCGGGCATCTCGCCCGAGGTGGCGGTGGAGGAGATCACCCGCCCGCTGGAGGAGGCGCTCGCGGCGACGGAGGGCGTGGTGCAGGTGTACTCGCAGACGCGCGAGGGGCGCGTCAGCGTGGACCTGTACTTCCAGCCGGGCGGCGACGTGGACCAGGCGCTCAATGACGCCACCGCCGCGGTCAACCGCGCCCGGGGCAACCTGCCCGACACCATCGAGCAGCCCCGCCTCTTCAAGGTGGACCCGTCGCAGCAACCCGTCGTGGAGTTCGCGCTCACCTCGCCCGGCCTGTCGGGAAAGGCGCTCCGCGTCTTCGCGGACGAGGAGCTGGCGCGCGAGCTGGCGGTCGTGCCCGGCGTGGCGTCGGTGGACGTGTCCGGCGGGGCGGTGGAGGAGGTGCAGGTCAACCTGGACCTGCAGCGCCTGCAGGCCTCGGGGCTGGGGCTGCTGGAGGTGCTGCAGGCGCTGGAGGCGGAGAACCAGGACGTCTCGGGCGGCCGGCTGGAGGGCCAGCGCACCGAGTCGCTCGTCCGCACGGTGGGACGCTTCCGCAAGGCGTCCGAGCTGGCGAAGGTGTCCTTCCTGGTGCCGGCCCCGCAGGCGGCGGCCGGGACGCCCGTGCTCGCCACGGCGCCGCCGCAGCAGCGCAGGGTGATGCTGGGCGAGCTGGCCACCATCGTCGATGGCACCGAGGACGAGCGCGTCTTCGTCACCCTCAACGGCCAGCCGGCGGTGAAGGTGAGCGTGCAGAAGCAGCCGGATGCCAACACCGTGGACGTGGTGGATGCGGTGAAGGCGAAGGTGGAGGAGCTGCGCGGCAGCGGGCGGCTGCCGGAGGGCGCGGTGCTCACCGCGACGCTCGACGAGTCCGTCTTCATCAAGCGCTCCATCCGGGACGTGGCGTTCTCCGGCCTGGCCGGCGCGGCGCTCGCGGCGGCGGTGGTGCTGCTGTTCCTCGGCTCGCTGCGGCAGACCTTCCTCGTGGTGCTGGCCATTCCGCTCGGCACGCTGCTGTCGGTCTGCCTGCTGGCGCTGTCGGGCGCCTCGCTCAACATCTTCAGCCTGGGCGGGCTGGCCGTGGGCATCGGCGCGGTGGACAGCTGCATCGTCGTGCTGGAGAACATCGTGCGCGGCGTGGACGAGCGGCGCAGGCGGAGGACGGGCGAGGGCGCGGGAGCGCCGCTGGTGGCGCCCGCGTCGACCACGGAGTCGGCGCCGGAGCCGGACGCGGCCACGGGCACCTCGGAAGCCCCCTCGGACTCGGAGCCCCTGGCCCTGTCCGAGCTGGTCCCCCTGGCCGAGTCGCGCAGCACGGAGCTGGAGTCCGCGCTGGTGGCGTCCACCACCACCAACCTCGTCGCCGTGGTGCCGTTCCTGCTCATCGGCGGCTTCGTGGCGCTGCTCTTCAACGAGCTCATCCTCACCGTCCTCTTCACGGTGGGCGCGTCGCTGCTCACCGCGCTCACGGTGGTGCCCTCCCTCGCGGCGCGGCTGCTCGCGGTGCGCCGGACGAGCGGCCTGTCCCGGCTGAAGGTGATGCGTGCCTTTGCCGTCCGGGTGGAGCGCCTCACGGACCGCTATGCCTCCCTGCTGTGGCGCACGCTCCAGCACCGGCGGTGGGTGCTGGCCGGTGTCTTCGGCGGGCTGGGCCTGGCGGCGCTCCTGATGCTGCCCTTCCTCTCCACGGAAATCCTCCCTCGCGTGGGCACCGGTCAGGCGCGGCTCATCGCCCAGTTCCCTCCCGGGCAGCCCGTCAGCGAGAGCCAGCGGCTGATGAAGCAGGTGGATGCGCTGCTGATGAGTCAGCCGGATGTGAGCTACGTCTTCTCCACCGTGGGCGGCTTCCTCTTCGGCAATGCGACGTCGGAGAACCCGCTGCGCGCCTCGTCCACCATCACCCTGAAGCAGGGCACGGACACGCAGGCGTTCGTCGCCCGGATGAACAAGGAGCTGGCGAAGCTCAACCTCGTGGACATCCGGCTGCGGCTGTCGCCGGAGCAGATTCGTGGCCTCATCACCAGCAACTCCCCGGTGCGCGCGGAGGTGGACGTGGTGCTCACGGGGGACGACACCGAGGCGCTGCAGCGTGCCGGCCGGCAGGTGCTGGAGGCGCTCGACGCCAGCGCGAAGCTGGCGCGCTTCCGCCCGGACGCGGACCCCACGCAGTCGGAAATCCAGGTCCGCAGGGACGCCGAGCGCGCGGGGCTGCTCGGGCTGTCCTCCGGTGACATCGGCCAGGCGGTGGCGACGGCCCTGGAGGGCTCCATCGCCACGCAGCTCCAGCGCGGCGAGCGCCTGGTGGACGTGCGCGTCCGGCTGGCGCCCGAGTCGCTGCGCACGCAGGCCCAGCTCGAGCAGCTCCCGCTCGTCTTCTCCGGCCGGGCCCCGGTGCGGCTGTCCGAGGTGGCCACCGTCACCGAGGGCACCACTCCGGGCGAGGTCCAGCGCATCAACCAGCGCGAGGTGTTCATCCTCGCCGGCGACCTGGCGGAAGGGGAGAGCCTGGGAGACGCCCTCGCGGAGACGGAGCGAATCGTCGCCGGCGTGAAGCTGCCCCAGGGCGTGTCGCTGCTGCCGAGCAACGCCGCCCAGAGCAACCGGGAGCTGCAGAGCTCGCTGGCCATCCTGGGCGCGCTCGCGGTGTTCCTGGTGCTCACGGTGATGGCGGTGCAGTACGACTCGCTCATCGACCCCTTCGTCATCCTCTTTACCATCCCCCTGGCCCTCGTCGGAGGGCTGGCGGGGCTGGTGCTCACGGGGGTGGCGCTGGGGGCCACCGCCCTCATCGGCGCGGTGCTGCTGGTGGGCATCATCGTCGGCAACGGCATCATCCTGGTGGAGCTGGCCAACCAGCTCCGGGAGGAGTCGCCCGACATGTCACGGCTGACGGCCATGCGGCTCGCCGCCCCCATGCGCCTGCGTCCCATCCTCATCACCACGCTGCTGGCCACCCTGGGCCTGGTGCCGCTCGCCATCGGCTTCGGCGAGGGCACCGAGCTGCTTCGCCCGCTGGCCCTCGTCACCCTCTTCGGCCTCGGGGTGGGCACCCTCCTTACGCTCTTCGTCGTGCCCTGCCTCTACGTGAGCCTGCACGCGCTGATGACGTGGCGGCCCGGAGCGCGGAAGGCCGCGGGCTGA
- a CDS encoding sigma-70 family RNA polymerase sigma factor — translation MSTSELTVLLDGARKGDRGARDALMAVAYQELRQLAHSAMRSEASHSTLQPTALVNEAWMRLSSGGVAFENRRHFFGAAAQAMRRVLVDRARVRRAQKRDAGQERLSLSDVEVEAPAGVDIEVLELEQALSELETFQPRLARMLELRYFAGLGILETAAALGVSPATVKRDWAYARAWLLERLGN, via the coding sequence ATGAGTACGTCGGAGCTGACAGTGCTGCTGGACGGCGCGCGCAAGGGAGACCGGGGCGCGCGCGATGCGCTGATGGCGGTGGCCTACCAGGAGCTTCGGCAGCTGGCCCACTCGGCCATGCGGAGCGAGGCCTCACACAGCACCCTACAGCCGACGGCGCTGGTGAACGAGGCGTGGATGCGCCTGTCCAGCGGCGGGGTGGCCTTCGAGAACCGGCGTCACTTCTTCGGTGCGGCGGCGCAGGCCATGCGCCGGGTGCTGGTGGACCGGGCGCGGGTGCGCCGGGCGCAGAAGCGCGACGCGGGGCAGGAGCGGCTGAGCCTCAGTGACGTGGAGGTGGAGGCCCCGGCCGGCGTGGACATCGAGGTGCTGGAGCTGGAGCAGGCGCTGTCGGAGCTGGAGACCTTCCAGCCGAGGCTGGCCCGCATGCTGGAGCTCCGCTACTTCGCGGGCCTGGGCATCCTCGAGACGGCGGCGGCGCTGGGGGTCTCCCCGGCCACCGTCAAGCGGGACTGGGCCTACGCCCGGGCCTGGCTGCTGGAGCGTCTGGGCAACTGA